The proteins below are encoded in one region of Bacteroides uniformis:
- a CDS encoding RagB/SusD family nutrient uptake outer membrane protein, producing the protein MKFLKKTFAYILPAMMVLGGATACTDFIEIDPENKVPEQGVDFTNKNNMYQPVVGAYSKVRTQGMHWCNALLMFTRDGDVWSGRTDDQGDAVAFGRKFNYNNSFWALNQVWMNFYDIIRITNAALQSLDGYAEYLAAGSEDYKTYESYCGEVRTIRAWAYYCLVTNFGPTVIYRDNLQTDFRRSTVEAVYNYMLEDLNYAIDKLPRMRPNQMEHKGAVTAFTAQALAARIYLLKGDYAQVETLTDDIIKNGGFRLYDDFYQLFKIPGKLCDESLFECQVTDYGNGSGDYLGVDQWFNFQGPNMAERYDEVVNADGTISYKQAEGTKSIGGWNFIGYEPEFVAWAEARGEGVRAETSFLKALSKTREGWQVGPTSATKTDCWNGKGYLPYNQMTLPRTTYGANNNVRIIRYAEVLLMNSEAKVRLGKDGDAGYNEVRRRAGMSTKTGVTLKDVMDERRMELCGEWCARYVDLVRTGDAATVLGPKGWTAEKTYWPIPANQLDDLPDLKLEPIDGIAE; encoded by the coding sequence ATGAAATTCTTAAAGAAAACATTCGCATATATACTTCCGGCCATGATGGTACTGGGAGGAGCTACCGCTTGCACCGATTTCATAGAAATCGATCCGGAGAACAAAGTTCCCGAACAAGGCGTGGACTTTACCAACAAGAACAATATGTACCAACCCGTAGTGGGTGCCTACTCCAAAGTACGCACACAGGGCATGCACTGGTGCAACGCGCTATTGATGTTCACCCGCGACGGTGACGTGTGGTCGGGCCGTACCGATGACCAGGGCGATGCCGTGGCCTTCGGACGCAAGTTCAACTACAACAACTCATTCTGGGCACTGAACCAGGTATGGATGAACTTCTACGACATCATCCGCATCACCAATGCCGCCCTGCAAAGCCTCGACGGTTATGCCGAATATCTTGCTGCAGGAAGCGAAGATTACAAAACCTACGAATCCTATTGCGGCGAAGTACGTACCATCCGTGCATGGGCCTACTATTGTCTGGTGACCAATTTCGGTCCCACCGTCATCTACCGTGACAACCTGCAGACCGATTTTCGCCGTTCTACCGTAGAGGCCGTATATAATTATATGCTGGAAGATTTGAACTACGCCATCGACAAACTGCCCCGCATGCGTCCCAACCAGATGGAACACAAGGGAGCCGTGACAGCCTTCACCGCCCAAGCATTGGCCGCCCGCATCTATCTGCTGAAAGGAGACTATGCACAAGTGGAGACACTGACCGATGACATCATCAAGAACGGTGGATTCCGTCTCTACGACGACTTCTACCAGCTGTTCAAAATTCCCGGAAAGTTGTGTGACGAATCTTTGTTCGAATGCCAGGTAACAGACTACGGCAATGGTTCCGGCGATTACCTGGGCGTAGACCAATGGTTCAATTTCCAGGGTCCGAACATGGCAGAGAGGTATGATGAAGTAGTGAACGCAGACGGTACCATCAGCTACAAGCAAGCCGAAGGCACCAAGTCCATAGGCGGCTGGAATTTCATAGGCTATGAACCCGAGTTCGTGGCATGGGCCGAAGCCCGTGGCGAAGGTGTGCGTGCCGAAACTTCTTTCCTGAAAGCCCTGAGCAAGACGCGCGAGGGTTGGCAGGTAGGTCCCACATCGGCCACCAAGACCGACTGTTGGAACGGCAAAGGTTACCTTCCCTACAATCAGATGACTCTTCCACGTACAACCTACGGAGCCAACAATAATGTGCGTATCATCCGCTATGCCGAAGTACTGCTGATGAACTCCGAAGCCAAAGTCAGACTGGGCAAGGATGGAGACGCAGGCTACAACGAAGTGCGCCGGCGTGCAGGCATGAGCACCAAAACCGGTGTTACCCTGAAAGACGTGATGGACGAACGCCGGATGGAACTTTGCGGCGAATGGTGTGCCCGTTATGTGGACTTGGTGCGTACCGGCGATGCCGCCACCGTACTCGGTCCCAAAGGATGGACAGCAGAAAAGACTTATTGGCCCATACCGGCCAACCAGTTGGACGACCTTCCTGATTTGAAGCTGGAACCCATTGACGGAATTGCCGAATAA
- a CDS encoding DUF3316 domain-containing protein — MYIYKIIILCGLLLGSVGLKAQEAQCSIDRKLRADSTNRNRIITRATMYGVGFTNVFDTYLSPQEYKGIDFRISRESMRMTRLMDGNVSLQTFFQADLGYTHNKVDNNNTFSGLANWNYGLHYNFPITGNFKLLAGGVGDFNGGFVYNLRNGNNPAQARAYINLAASGMAIWDLRIKNRPITLRYQVNLPLAGIMFMPNYGQSYYEIFTLGHWDGVVNFTSLHNQPSLRQMLTADFPVGRARMRFAYIWDAQQSKVNEIKTHTYSHVFMVGFVKELYLFPNKRK, encoded by the coding sequence ATGTACATATACAAGATAATAATCCTATGCGGACTGCTCTTGGGAAGTGTCGGACTGAAAGCACAAGAAGCACAATGCAGCATCGACCGGAAGCTACGGGCTGACTCCACCAACCGTAACCGTATTATCACCCGTGCCACCATGTATGGTGTCGGCTTCACCAACGTGTTCGACACTTATCTTTCACCTCAGGAGTATAAGGGAATCGATTTCCGTATCTCCCGCGAAAGCATGCGGATGACACGGTTGATGGACGGCAACGTGTCTCTGCAAACTTTCTTCCAGGCAGACTTGGGATATACACACAACAAAGTAGACAATAACAATACATTCTCCGGACTGGCCAACTGGAACTACGGCCTGCATTATAATTTTCCAATCACGGGCAATTTCAAACTGCTTGCCGGAGGAGTCGGCGACTTCAACGGTGGCTTTGTCTATAATCTGCGCAACGGAAACAACCCCGCCCAAGCACGTGCCTATATCAACCTTGCCGCATCTGGAATGGCTATTTGGGACTTGCGCATCAAGAACCGTCCCATCACACTACGCTATCAGGTAAATCTTCCTTTGGCAGGTATCATGTTCATGCCCAACTATGGACAGTCCTACTACGAGATATTTACGTTAGGACATTGGGACGGAGTAGTGAACTTCACCTCCCTGCACAACCAGCCCTCTCTGAGACAAATGCTGACCGCAGACTTTCCGGTGGGACGTGCCCGGATGCGTTTCGCTTACATATGGGACGCACAACAGTCCAAAGTAAATGAAATAAAGACACATACTTACTCGCATGTATTCATGGTGGGGTTCGTAAAGGAACTCTATCTGTTTCCTAACAAGAGAAAGTAA
- a CDS encoding helix-turn-helix and ligand-binding sensor domain-containing protein yields the protein MKQNTIRPMLFKYWVVCLLLFILFIQARASSFMPAVTNYLAKDYEAGYQNWACAQGSNGEMYFGNSQGLLVYDGYRWTLHKVPGNHIVRSVYVKEDRIYVGAFEEFGYFKYSEAGTLRYHSLSKFLKNFPMENNEIWNIVELDGRIYFQSFSAWFSYDGKMVHAFRNRQQQPLYFYTQNGHIYTQMIDEDFYEFDGKDFLHLFPRSQVNDDNVVALLPDGDDSFLMVTENNGLFRYNGDITPWKTDIDAELKKQRVNRAVMTNDSIFMIGTVLNGIYAIDRKGHCLWHFNLDNRLDNNTVLGLFCDKDNNVWAALDDGIAYIHHNSPVMLLTPANHETKLGMVYDIAHRGDCFYLATNQGLYEYHQVTENLRLLPHTEGQNWYVKDIDGQLFAGNNAHTLLIGEKGNVSVISNTNSSTCLIKCTLYGEEILLESSYANLRIYKKKNGQWTFSHVIDGFIAPVMHLEVDQSGVIWASHMYQGVYKIVLSDDLSAVKSVRHISHLGSEYIIGPIQVMKMRGRIVFSSPNGFYTYDDITRQIIPFQKLNAILPYIRNAHSVVSVTNDRFWLSGSHEYVLVEYAEGEYIVKQRILIELFDSPCIENYNNVFVDNDVVYFNLNNGIASYSKNTDSLSPTLESALSLSSVTASSSDKKEKRLPLSGNVELESNYRDLLFSVSLPHYNKLSVHFHYVLQGGQGMALTSDLKEPEIRYGSLDYGEYTFQAEAYNDLGQKIGEVEYHFAIARPFYLSYYAFALYLIVLTALVYFFSKWRANRAMEKKRKEYEAEQVQQNIKMREQEHLITLQQQQLLEAELSAKSKDLASMALGVFAKNEVLEKLRTVVQESLVKGQYGRKNLESLLKLINENIETQEFWDVFQNNFDLIHEKFFRNLRERYPSLTATDLRFCALLRLNLSTKDIAQMTNLTIRGVEAARYRLRKKLDIPDGTGLVDFLIDLK from the coding sequence ATGAAACAAAATACGATAAGACCGATGCTTTTCAAGTATTGGGTAGTGTGCCTTCTATTGTTCATCCTCTTCATCCAGGCCAGGGCTTCTTCCTTCATGCCCGCCGTCACCAACTATCTTGCCAAAGACTATGAAGCCGGTTATCAGAACTGGGCATGTGCGCAAGGCAGCAACGGCGAAATGTATTTCGGCAACAGCCAGGGGCTCCTGGTATATGACGGTTATCGCTGGACTCTCCACAAAGTGCCGGGGAACCATATTGTCCGTTCGGTGTATGTGAAAGAAGACCGTATCTATGTGGGGGCATTCGAGGAATTCGGCTATTTCAAGTATTCGGAGGCAGGCACTCTCCGGTACCATTCTTTGAGCAAATTCCTGAAAAATTTCCCCATGGAGAACAACGAGATATGGAACATTGTAGAGCTGGACGGTCGCATCTACTTCCAGTCGTTCAGCGCCTGGTTCTCCTACGACGGGAAGATGGTACACGCTTTCCGCAACAGACAGCAACAGCCGCTCTACTTCTACACCCAAAACGGACATATCTACACACAGATGATTGATGAGGACTTCTATGAATTCGACGGCAAGGATTTCCTTCATCTCTTCCCCCGCAGCCAAGTGAACGATGACAATGTAGTGGCATTACTGCCCGACGGGGACGACAGCTTCCTGATGGTCACAGAGAATAACGGATTGTTCCGCTACAACGGTGACATCACCCCCTGGAAAACAGACATTGATGCAGAGCTGAAGAAACAGCGGGTGAACCGCGCCGTCATGACCAATGATTCCATATTCATGATAGGTACAGTCTTGAATGGCATATACGCCATCGACCGCAAAGGACATTGCCTCTGGCACTTCAATCTGGATAACCGTCTGGACAACAACACAGTCCTGGGCTTGTTCTGTGACAAAGATAACAACGTATGGGCAGCATTGGACGACGGCATCGCATACATCCACCACAACTCACCCGTCATGCTGCTGACTCCTGCCAACCATGAAACCAAACTGGGCATGGTGTACGACATAGCCCACCGGGGCGACTGTTTCTATCTGGCCACCAACCAGGGCTTGTACGAATACCACCAGGTTACCGAGAATCTGCGCCTGCTTCCCCATACTGAAGGACAGAACTGGTATGTGAAGGACATTGACGGGCAACTCTTTGCAGGCAACAATGCCCATACCTTATTAATAGGCGAAAAAGGGAATGTTTCCGTCATAAGCAATACCAACAGCAGTACGTGTCTGATAAAGTGCACCCTCTATGGCGAAGAGATACTGTTGGAATCATCCTACGCCAATTTGCGTATCTATAAAAAGAAGAACGGGCAATGGACCTTTTCGCATGTCATAGACGGCTTCATTGCACCGGTCATGCACTTGGAGGTGGACCAAAGCGGTGTCATCTGGGCTTCACACATGTATCAGGGAGTCTATAAAATAGTCTTGAGCGATGACTTGTCGGCTGTAAAAAGCGTACGGCACATCTCCCATTTAGGCTCGGAATATATCATCGGCCCTATCCAAGTAATGAAAATGCGAGGACGTATCGTCTTTTCCAGTCCCAACGGCTTCTATACCTATGACGACATCACCCGGCAGATTATCCCCTTCCAAAAGCTGAATGCCATTCTGCCTTACATCAGGAATGCTCATTCTGTGGTATCCGTCACGAACGACCGCTTCTGGCTGTCCGGTTCACATGAGTACGTATTGGTAGAGTACGCAGAAGGAGAGTACATCGTGAAGCAGCGCATCCTCATCGAACTGTTTGATTCTCCATGCATAGAGAACTACAACAATGTGTTCGTCGACAATGACGTTGTCTATTTTAATCTGAACAACGGAATCGCCAGTTACAGCAAAAACACAGACAGCCTCAGTCCTACTCTGGAGTCCGCCCTCTCACTGAGCTCGGTCACTGCTTCCTCTTCCGATAAAAAGGAGAAACGCCTGCCTCTGTCTGGAAATGTCGAACTGGAAAGCAATTACCGGGATTTGCTGTTCTCAGTAAGCCTGCCGCATTACAATAAATTGTCCGTACATTTCCATTATGTCCTGCAAGGAGGACAAGGCATGGCGCTGACATCGGACCTGAAAGAGCCCGAAATCCGCTACGGTAGCCTGGATTACGGAGAATACACATTCCAGGCAGAAGCCTATAATGATTTGGGACAGAAAATCGGTGAGGTGGAATATCATTTTGCCATAGCCCGCCCTTTCTACCTCTCCTATTATGCCTTTGCGCTCTATCTCATAGTTCTCACAGCGCTTGTCTACTTTTTCTCCAAGTGGCGCGCCAACCGTGCCATGGAAAAGAAACGGAAGGAGTATGAGGCAGAGCAGGTGCAGCAGAACATCAAGATGCGCGAGCAGGAGCATCTGATAACTCTGCAGCAACAGCAATTGCTGGAAGCCGAGTTGTCGGCAAAGAGTAAAGACCTTGCCAGCATGGCACTGGGTGTATTTGCCAAGAACGAGGTCCTGGAGAAACTTCGTACTGTCGTACAAGAGTCCCTGGTGAAAGGGCAATATGGACGCAAGAACCTCGAATCTCTGCTGAAGCTCATCAACGAAAACATCGAGACACAGGAATTTTGGGATGTATTCCAGAACAATTTCGACCTGATTCATGAGAAATTCTTCCGTAATTTGCGCGAACGTTATCCCAGTCTTACCGCTACCGACCTCCGTTTTTGTGCGCTGCTGCGCCTGAATCTTTCTACGAAAGACATTGCGCAAATGACCAACCTCACTATCCGGGGAGTAGAGGCAGCACGCTACCGTTTGCGCAAGAAACTGGATATCCCCGACGGAACGGGATTAGTGGATTTTCTCATCGACTTGAAATAA
- a CDS encoding S41 family peptidase has translation MKRRYILIIWSILLTLLPLLNGCIREEEFDNTPQGNFEALWKIIDEQYCFLDYKQIDWDAIHDKYQPLITPGMSYDGLFEILGNMLAELKDGHVNLYSSSNMARYWDWYLDYPRNFNESIIEKYLGRDYRIAGGAKYTILEDNIGYIYYGDFSSGIGNGNLDEILLYLSACNGLIIDVRNNGGGNLTNATRMAQRFTNEKVLTGYIQHKTGKGHSDFSDPTPIYVEPSNSIRWQKKVIVLTNRHSYSATNDFVNSMRCFPNVTLVGDKTGGGSGLPFSSELPNGWGVRFSASPHLDAQKQHIEFGIDPDKKVDMSKEDENNDLDTIIEEARKILKVTF, from the coding sequence ATGAAAAGAAGATATATTTTAATAATTTGGAGTATCCTACTCACGTTATTGCCCCTATTGAACGGATGTATTCGTGAGGAAGAGTTCGACAATACCCCACAAGGCAATTTCGAAGCCTTGTGGAAAATAATAGACGAACAGTACTGCTTCCTGGACTACAAGCAAATAGACTGGGATGCCATCCATGACAAGTATCAGCCACTCATTACCCCGGGAATGAGCTACGACGGTCTATTTGAAATATTAGGTAACATGCTTGCCGAGTTAAAAGACGGACATGTCAACTTGTACTCTTCCTCCAACATGGCGCGCTACTGGGACTGGTATCTGGATTATCCTCGTAACTTCAACGAAAGTATCATTGAAAAGTACCTGGGAAGAGACTACCGCATTGCTGGAGGCGCCAAATATACCATATTGGAGGACAACATAGGATATATCTATTACGGTGATTTCTCCAGCGGCATCGGAAACGGCAACCTGGATGAGATTCTGTTATACCTTTCCGCTTGTAACGGCCTGATTATCGACGTGCGCAACAATGGTGGCGGCAACCTGACAAACGCCACCCGAATGGCACAACGCTTCACGAATGAAAAAGTACTGACGGGATATATTCAGCACAAGACCGGCAAAGGCCATAGCGATTTTTCAGATCCGACTCCCATTTATGTGGAACCTTCCAACAGTATCCGCTGGCAAAAAAAGGTAATTGTCCTGACCAACCGTCATTCCTATAGTGCAACCAATGATTTTGTCAACTCCATGCGCTGTTTTCCCAATGTCACCCTGGTTGGTGACAAAACCGGCGGCGGGTCGGGCCTGCCATTCTCTTCGGAACTGCCCAACGGATGGGGGGTACGCTTTTCTGCCAGCCCGCACCTCGATGCCCAAAAACAGCATATCGAGTTCGGCATCGACCCGGACAAGAAAGTGGATATGAGCAAAGAAGATGAGAACAATGACTTGGACACCATCATTGAGGAAGCAAGAAAAATACTGAAAGTGACTTTCTAA
- a CDS encoding SusC/RagA family TonB-linked outer membrane protein — MRRQTLFLLFMILFSLPLTVLAQGTKTVKGTVVDQNNEPIIGATVVVKGSTIGAATDLDGNYVLNGVPEDATLVFNYLGMLPQEISAAGQSVINVKLREDAQLLEEVVVIGYGSAKAKDLTAPIDVVKEKELINVPTSSPMAALQGKVPGVNIINSGTPGEGPKVTIRGMGSFGDTSPLYVVDGMFYDNINFLNNSDIQDMTILKDASASAIYGVRAANGVVIITTKKGSRNQDAKITYNGYVGIQKATNLLEMCNSHEYATMMLEANPEAYRSIFEKSVAEFGGNMENLQFNADTNWYDELLRTAMMTNHSLNISGGTEKATYSAGMSYLAQDGIMDVENYYRRLNFRAALDYEARKWLKVGFNGVFSNSQQQLPKNAAWQQAYNTPSIIPVYDDRRDDAVFPKKYTSPEQVGLTNNFNNPVATANYYDNRNETYQVLTNFYAQLNLIPDKLNIRSSYSYDYSMIRGSEFTPTYYVGTNQKKEVTELTKKNTNYYKYIWDNVATYTDKWGKHSFTGMLGASMRQEQYRLLEGTATNVPEGEDVWKYIALGNKEGATVKDDGWKYRGLSYFTRLNYNYNDKYMLMFTFRADGSSKYNDKWGYFPSIGAAWVISQEPFMKNQNIFDYMKLRASWGKLGNDKIAASAGFASIQNVQSVFGPNTAIDGFINTTNFSWLGWEVVNETNVGVNFSTLKNRLNADIDWYYRLTDNAVISPKLPMSGELLAGNNGQILNTGIDLSLNWNDKIGQDFNYNIGVNLSYLHNEVKSLKGNMKIIKGGKTVNMVGETMNSFYGYKVIGIYQTPEQCAADPIAVANGLEPGDFIYEDVNGDHVIDGNDKQVLGSYVPSFTYGFNAGFSYKNFDFSLTTYGQAGGELWNRKRALRYAADYYNFDRAQYENRWTGAGSTNEHPSAKALLKTWNKSDSNNASYFVESSDYFRIQNITLGYSFKNLKIGSYVMPGLRLSLTADRPFTTFKANSFTPEVSDAEGWDTEVYPLTSTYTFGVQIDF; from the coding sequence ATGAGAAGGCAAACTTTATTTCTTCTATTCATGATTTTGTTCTCATTGCCACTGACAGTTTTGGCACAAGGAACAAAGACAGTTAAAGGAACTGTTGTTGATCAGAACAACGAACCGATTATTGGAGCCACGGTTGTAGTAAAAGGCTCTACTATTGGAGCAGCTACCGACCTCGACGGTAACTATGTACTGAACGGCGTCCCTGAAGACGCAACTCTCGTATTCAACTATTTGGGCATGTTGCCGCAGGAAATAAGCGCTGCGGGACAATCCGTCATTAATGTAAAGCTACGTGAAGATGCACAACTACTGGAAGAAGTTGTTGTTATCGGTTACGGTTCGGCCAAGGCGAAAGACCTGACGGCCCCGATTGACGTTGTCAAAGAGAAAGAACTTATCAATGTTCCTACCTCCTCCCCGATGGCAGCATTGCAGGGAAAGGTACCGGGTGTTAACATCATCAATTCGGGAACGCCGGGCGAAGGTCCTAAAGTGACCATCCGTGGTATGGGTTCCTTCGGTGACACCTCTCCTCTCTATGTAGTGGACGGAATGTTCTACGACAACATCAACTTCCTGAACAATTCCGACATTCAGGACATGACCATCTTGAAAGACGCATCCGCATCTGCCATCTACGGTGTACGCGCCGCCAACGGTGTTGTAATCATCACCACCAAGAAAGGAAGCCGCAACCAGGATGCCAAGATTACCTATAACGGTTATGTAGGTATTCAGAAAGCCACCAACCTGCTGGAGATGTGTAACTCTCACGAGTATGCCACCATGATGTTGGAAGCCAACCCGGAAGCTTACCGGTCGATTTTCGAAAAGTCAGTAGCCGAATTCGGAGGCAATATGGAAAACCTGCAATTCAATGCCGATACCAACTGGTATGACGAACTGTTGCGCACAGCCATGATGACCAATCACAGCTTGAATATCTCCGGTGGTACGGAAAAAGCGACCTACTCTGCCGGCATGAGCTATCTGGCACAAGACGGTATCATGGACGTGGAAAACTACTACCGCCGCTTGAACTTCCGTGCCGCCCTTGACTACGAAGCCCGCAAATGGCTGAAAGTAGGCTTCAACGGCGTATTCAGCAACTCGCAGCAGCAGCTTCCCAAGAATGCCGCATGGCAACAGGCATACAACACACCGTCTATCATCCCGGTGTATGATGACCGCCGCGACGATGCCGTGTTCCCTAAGAAGTACACATCGCCCGAGCAGGTGGGCTTGACCAACAACTTCAACAATCCGGTAGCCACTGCCAACTATTACGACAACCGGAACGAGACCTACCAAGTGCTGACCAACTTCTATGCACAGCTCAACCTCATCCCCGACAAGCTGAATATACGCAGTAGCTACAGCTACGACTACTCAATGATTCGCGGTTCTGAGTTCACTCCTACCTACTATGTAGGCACCAACCAGAAGAAAGAGGTTACCGAACTCACTAAAAAGAACACTAACTACTACAAATATATATGGGACAACGTGGCCACTTATACTGACAAGTGGGGCAAACACTCCTTTACCGGTATGCTGGGTGCATCCATGCGTCAAGAGCAATACCGCCTGCTCGAAGGTACCGCCACCAACGTGCCCGAAGGTGAGGACGTGTGGAAATACATCGCACTGGGCAACAAGGAAGGCGCTACGGTGAAAGACGACGGCTGGAAATACCGCGGTCTCTCCTATTTCACCCGACTGAATTACAACTACAACGACAAGTACATGTTGATGTTCACCTTCCGTGCCGACGGCTCGTCCAAGTACAACGACAAATGGGGCTACTTCCCCTCCATCGGTGCCGCATGGGTCATCTCCCAAGAACCGTTTATGAAGAACCAGAATATCTTCGACTACATGAAGCTGCGTGCCAGCTGGGGTAAGCTGGGTAACGACAAGATTGCTGCCAGTGCAGGCTTCGCAAGCATACAGAACGTACAGTCCGTATTCGGTCCCAATACCGCCATCGACGGATTCATCAACACCACCAACTTCAGCTGGCTGGGTTGGGAAGTAGTGAACGAAACCAACGTGGGCGTCAACTTCAGTACACTGAAGAACCGCTTGAACGCCGACATCGACTGGTACTACCGTCTGACTGACAACGCCGTGATTTCACCCAAGCTCCCGATGAGTGGCGAGCTGCTGGCCGGCAACAACGGACAGATTCTGAATACCGGTATCGACCTCTCCTTGAACTGGAACGACAAGATTGGCCAGGACTTCAATTACAACATCGGCGTCAATCTCTCTTATCTGCATAACGAAGTGAAAAGCCTAAAAGGAAACATGAAAATCATCAAAGGCGGAAAGACCGTGAATATGGTGGGCGAGACGATGAACTCATTCTATGGCTACAAGGTCATCGGCATCTACCAGACTCCTGAACAATGTGCTGCCGACCCCATCGCCGTGGCCAACGGACTGGAACCCGGCGACTTCATCTACGAGGACGTGAACGGCGACCATGTGATAGACGGAAACGACAAGCAGGTGTTGGGCTCATACGTGCCCAGCTTTACTTATGGCTTCAATGCCGGATTCTCTTATAAGAACTTCGACTTCAGCCTCACTACCTACGGACAAGCAGGCGGCGAACTGTGGAACCGTAAGCGTGCCCTGCGCTATGCAGCCGACTACTATAACTTTGACCGTGCACAGTATGAGAACCGCTGGACGGGTGCAGGCTCTACCAACGAACATCCGTCGGCCAAGGCTCTTCTCAAAACCTGGAACAAATCAGACAGTAACAACGCTTCCTATTTCGTAGAAAGCTCCGATTACTTCCGCATCCAGAACATCACGCTGGGCTACTCGTTCAAGAACTTGAAGATAGGCAGCTACGTGATGCCGGGACTCCGCCTCTCATTGACGGCCGACCGCCCCTTCACTACCTTCAAGGCCAACAGCTTCACACCTGAAGTGTCGGATGCCGAAGGTTGGGATACCGAAGTATACCCTCTGACTTCAACCTATACTTTCGGAGTGCAAATAGATTTCTAA